One part of the Sorangiineae bacterium MSr11954 genome encodes these proteins:
- a CDS encoding serine/threonine protein kinase, translated as MSPVMPSASERALARLGALVREKYRIVRLLGVGGMAAVYAAVDLDGRRVAIKFLHERLADDPVMVRLFDREAHTSNQIEHPGAVPVLESGIDANGCAFLVMPLLYGETLRQRWERANKRLPLIDVGVFLSDVLDVLACAHDKGIIHRDIKPENLFVTSSGDVRVLDFGIARRTDSTGTATVTGGIIGTPAFMPPEQAVADRDAIGPPSDCWAMGATLFTLLSGEFVHPADSGPAQLAAAITRRARSLAEVAPDMAPAIVQFVDKSLAFEPKDRWRSAREMREALLRAFEEALGTPLEDVALRVRANLIAELTLGAESADLDTELPLRASHPPPINNSSTKAGLAKSLRRKGLGGHRTPVLAGAVALGIAASVAAFRHDRHERSAVDSVGSAALSAASAAPAQVVERDAGEPANPRALAHLRGGIQNWRDGSVFAAQQDFDRASELDPSLGEAHLYAMLLLNDEETMREEYRGALAHRDRLGPRDRALLDAFADAMTVPWNLNAAAERLFAVKKEFPSDWMVLATLSGLLVMSGRSAEAFAVLDELLYLDPLLGLGWSDKAEAFAVMGDASGARASLQECVRLAATADACLDQLMLFDMSEGRCAEAEQSGRKLMATPLAPKWWGLRLADSIYGRGGSLESVHNVLEQQWRLASPAEREVTRLKSEARFHVLAGNFAEVERSLDAWGELIASKKYEIDHVPVESLRLSLAMELGDRHRAARLAARFLSQRDSLLASHFDWEIVPLRTQYLAGGMSREAFEARRQKWLERMASRPPLQEEINSRWTEAYGHAAVTHLDAVAALRALPKNPPTWDLLRQEPEDELAIGRVYFLTGDTAKAVQYLGHGARRCQALRRPFEHTWLHLHLGAALERAGDIPGACAAYDVVLTRWGKEPRSVSAKTARARHAALHCPPR; from the coding sequence ATGTCCCCCGTAATGCCGTCGGCTTCCGAGCGGGCGTTGGCCCGCTTGGGAGCGCTCGTTCGAGAAAAGTATCGGATCGTTCGTTTGCTGGGGGTCGGGGGAATGGCGGCGGTCTATGCCGCCGTGGACCTCGACGGGCGTCGGGTCGCCATCAAGTTTTTGCATGAGCGCTTGGCGGACGATCCCGTCATGGTCCGGCTCTTCGACCGCGAGGCGCATACGTCCAACCAGATCGAGCACCCCGGCGCCGTCCCGGTCCTCGAATCGGGCATCGACGCGAACGGCTGCGCGTTTCTGGTGATGCCCCTCCTTTACGGAGAGACACTTCGCCAGCGGTGGGAGCGCGCCAACAAGCGCTTGCCGCTGATCGATGTCGGCGTATTTCTATCGGATGTGCTCGACGTGCTGGCGTGCGCGCACGACAAGGGCATCATTCACCGCGATATCAAGCCCGAAAACCTCTTCGTCACCAGCTCCGGCGATGTCCGCGTGCTCGACTTTGGAATCGCCCGCCGAACCGACAGCACGGGCACGGCGACCGTCACCGGCGGCATCATCGGCACCCCCGCGTTCATGCCGCCCGAGCAGGCCGTCGCCGACCGCGACGCCATCGGTCCCCCCAGCGATTGCTGGGCGATGGGCGCCACCTTGTTTACATTGCTCTCGGGCGAGTTCGTGCACCCCGCCGACAGCGGACCAGCCCAACTTGCCGCGGCCATCACGCGGCGCGCCCGCTCCTTGGCCGAGGTGGCGCCCGACATGGCGCCCGCCATCGTGCAGTTCGTCGACAAATCGCTCGCGTTCGAGCCGAAGGATCGATGGCGCTCGGCCCGCGAAATGCGCGAAGCGCTGCTGCGCGCATTTGAAGAAGCGCTGGGCACCCCGCTCGAGGACGTCGCCTTGCGCGTTCGCGCCAACCTCATCGCCGAGCTCACCTTGGGCGCCGAATCGGCGGATCTCGACACGGAGTTGCCGTTGCGGGCGTCCCATCCGCCGCCCATCAACAACAGCTCGACCAAAGCCGGCTTGGCCAAGAGCCTGCGCCGAAAGGGCCTGGGAGGTCACCGAACCCCCGTGCTCGCCGGCGCGGTCGCGTTGGGGATCGCGGCCTCGGTGGCGGCGTTTCGGCACGATCGACACGAGCGCAGCGCGGTCGACTCCGTCGGATCCGCGGCGCTGTCGGCGGCTTCGGCGGCGCCGGCGCAGGTCGTCGAGCGCGACGCGGGGGAGCCCGCAAACCCTCGCGCCCTCGCACATCTTCGAGGCGGCATCCAGAACTGGCGCGATGGCTCCGTGTTTGCGGCGCAGCAAGACTTCGATCGCGCGTCGGAGCTCGACCCGAGCCTGGGCGAGGCCCACCTCTACGCCATGCTCTTGCTCAACGACGAGGAGACGATGCGCGAGGAGTATCGAGGCGCGCTCGCGCATCGCGATCGCCTTGGCCCGCGCGACCGCGCGCTGCTCGATGCGTTCGCCGACGCCATGACGGTCCCCTGGAACTTGAACGCGGCCGCGGAGCGCCTCTTCGCCGTGAAAAAGGAGTTTCCATCGGACTGGATGGTGCTCGCCACGCTCAGCGGCCTGCTCGTCATGAGCGGAAGGTCGGCCGAGGCGTTTGCCGTCCTCGACGAGCTCCTGTATCTGGATCCGCTGCTCGGCCTCGGGTGGTCGGACAAGGCGGAAGCCTTTGCGGTGATGGGCGATGCCTCGGGCGCCCGGGCCTCGCTGCAAGAGTGCGTTCGGCTCGCGGCCACCGCGGACGCATGCCTCGACCAGCTCATGTTGTTCGATATGTCCGAGGGCCGCTGCGCCGAGGCCGAGCAAAGTGGCCGCAAGCTCATGGCCACACCCTTGGCGCCCAAGTGGTGGGGGCTGCGCCTCGCGGACTCGATTTACGGGCGCGGCGGCAGCTTGGAGAGCGTTCACAACGTGCTCGAGCAGCAGTGGAGGCTCGCGTCGCCGGCCGAGCGCGAGGTGACCCGCTTGAAGAGCGAGGCGCGCTTCCACGTGCTGGCGGGCAACTTCGCCGAGGTGGAGCGCTCGCTCGACGCATGGGGCGAGCTGATCGCGAGCAAAAAATACGAGATCGACCATGTGCCGGTGGAGAGCCTGCGGCTGTCTTTGGCGATGGAGCTGGGCGATCGGCACCGCGCCGCGCGGCTCGCCGCTCGATTTTTATCGCAGCGCGATTCGCTCCTCGCTTCGCACTTCGATTGGGAGATCGTGCCGCTGCGCACGCAGTACCTCGCGGGCGGTATGTCGCGCGAAGCCTTCGAGGCGCGCCGGCAAAAATGGCTGGAGCGCATGGCCAGCCGTCCGCCGCTTCAAGAGGAGATCAACTCCCGATGGACCGAAGCCTATGGGCACGCGGCCGTCACGCACCTCGACGCCGTGGCCGCGCTTCGTGCGCTCCCCAAGAACCCGCCCACCTGGGACTTGCTCCGACAGGAGCCCGAGGACGAGCTGGCGATTGGCCGCGTGTACTTTTTGACGGGGGACACGGCCAAGGCCGTCCAATACCTCGGACACGGGGCTCGCCGGTGCCAAGCGCTCCGGCGCCCCTTCGAGCACACGTGGCTCCATTTGCACTTGGGCGCCGCGCTCGAACGCGCGGGCGACATCCCCGGCGCGTGCGCGGCCTACGACGTGGTGCTGACGCGATGGGGAAAGGAGCCGCGCAGCGTCTCGGCGAAGACCGCGCGCGCCCGCCACGCCGCGTTGCACTGCCCGCCGCGCTGA
- the tssE gene encoding type VI secretion system baseplate subunit TssE: MAIHPLRSRLREPTLAQEGTFGDNDRALRDAILAHLRAMCSTRIGTMLTRPDYGVPDVSEMVHSFPAALDTLARSIKETIEKYEPRLTRVRVRHIPSETTELVVRFEITAAMVLADHTSPVRFETRTDASRRIEIV; encoded by the coding sequence GTGGCAATTCACCCACTCCGTAGTCGCCTGCGCGAGCCGACCCTCGCGCAGGAGGGCACCTTTGGCGACAATGATCGCGCCCTTCGCGACGCGATTTTGGCGCACCTGCGGGCCATGTGCAGCACCCGCATCGGCACCATGCTCACCCGCCCCGACTACGGAGTGCCCGACGTCTCCGAAATGGTTCATTCGTTTCCCGCCGCCCTCGACACCTTGGCGCGATCCATCAAGGAGACCATCGAGAAGTACGAGCCCCGGCTCACCCGGGTGCGGGTCCGCCACATTCCCAGCGAAACCACCGAGCTGGTCGTTCGATTCGAAATCACCGCCGCCATGGTCCTTGCCGATCACACCTCGCCCGTTCGCTTTGAAACGCGCACCGATGCCTCCCGTCGAATCGAAATCGTGTAA
- the hcp gene encoding type VI secretion system tube protein Hcp: MSFEFYISIKGKSQKQFKPETKKAGRSEKHIPCIKFFMSSQVPVDANSGEAKGHRQHKPLIVTKEWGAASPQILQAHWTNEVLDEVVIDVVGRDKDGKREIVVEQIKLTDAVITSVERYSSASAKATVDTDVQHLEDIGFRFRKIEVENKEAGTATSDDWLTPGS, encoded by the coding sequence ATGTCGTTCGAGTTTTACATTTCCATCAAGGGAAAGAGCCAAAAGCAGTTCAAACCCGAGACCAAGAAGGCGGGGCGAAGCGAGAAGCACATTCCGTGCATCAAGTTCTTCATGTCGTCGCAGGTTCCAGTCGACGCCAACAGCGGTGAGGCCAAAGGACATCGCCAACACAAGCCGCTCATCGTCACCAAGGAATGGGGCGCGGCCTCGCCCCAGATCTTGCAAGCTCACTGGACGAACGAGGTCCTCGACGAAGTGGTCATCGACGTGGTGGGCCGCGATAAGGACGGCAAGCGGGAAATCGTCGTCGAGCAGATCAAGCTGACCGACGCCGTCATCACCTCCGTCGAGCGTTATTCGTCCGCCTCGGCCAAGGCCACCGTCGACACCGACGTGCAGCACCTCGAAGACATCGGCTTTCGCTTCCGCAAAATCGAAGTCGAAAACAAAGAAGCGGGTACCGCCACCAGCGACGACTGGCTGACACCTGGTTCTTGA